Part of the Enterobacter pseudoroggenkampii genome, TGCAGACGACGCTGGCGGTCTTCCTCGCCGAGCTTTGGCATCAGCAGGAAGTAGAGACCGATGCAGATGACCAGAACCGGCAGGATCTGGCGCAAAATATCCGACTGCACGTGCTGAACCAGCAGCGCGCCCGACGTGGAGCCGATAAAGGTCATCAGGATATTGAGCTTCTGGTCGGCCAGGCTCACCACCTTGCGGCGGATAAAATAGAGCGACGCCGAGAGCGAGCCGCCGCAGGCCTGCAGCTTGTTGGTGGCAAGCGCCTGCGCCGGGCTCATGCCCGCCGCCAGCAGCGCGGGTACGGTTAATAACCCGCCACCGCCCGCAAGGGCATCAATAAAACCGGCCAGCATGGCCACGAAGAACAGCACCACCAGCAGCAGCGGTGACACCATAAACAGATCGACGAAATTATCCATTAAAGTACATGCTCATCCAGTAGCGCCTGGCAGGAAGGCGGCAACGGAGGCGGTGTCTTCTTCTCAGGCTTTGAGGTTCCAGGTTTTGCCGGTTCAAACCAGCTTTGCAGTTCCGCACCGCAGCCATCGCCTGGCGGAGGTAGCGGCTGATCTTCACATTCCAGGCTATTCGCCGGACAGCGCAGACGAACGTGCATGTGCGCACGATGCTGGAACCACGGGCGCACTTTGCGCAGCCAGTCGCGATCGGTTCCGGCATCCAGACAAAGCTGCTGCTTGATGGCCGGGTTAACGAAAATCCGCGTGACGTCGTTATCTTCCGCGGCCAGCTTGATCATGCTGGATACGTCCCGCGTCCACAGGGATGGCACAACGCGCTTGCCGTCGCTCGCCACCAGATCCAGCGCCTGCGGCTTCAGCAACTGGGCGGAGGTCCAGCGGGTTTTCGGCAGCTGCAGGAAGATATCGACATCCAGTCCGGTCTGGTGACTGGCGTGTCCACCGTTAAAGCGCCCCCCGGCAGGCATCCCCATATCGCCAATCAGCATCGTGCCCAGCCCCAGGTTATGCACCTGATTTCCCAGACGCTGGATGAACAGCACCAGATCCGGGTGGCCGAAATAACGCCGCTGATCGGTGCGCATCACCTGATAGGTATCAGACTGGAGAGGAAGCTCCTGGGCACCGACGATACAGCCGTTGGAAAAGGCGCCAATGGACTGCGCGCTCCCCGCCACCGGGTGGGTGATTTTTTGCCATGGCGTTGCGGCCAGACTGGCTCCACTGGCCAGCAGCGCCAGCAGAGCAATTGCGGTTTTTTTCATGTTTACCAGCGTGGAATGGTGGTCGTCACGTCCGCATTCTGCGCGCGCTGGCGCAGGAAGTGATCCATCAGCACGATCGCCAGCATCGCTTCTGCGATCGGCACCGCGCGGATCCCCACGCACGGATCGTGACGTCCTTTGGTGATCATCTCAACTTCTTCGCCATCGCGGTTAATCGTGTGGCCCGGCACGGTAATGCTGGAGGTTGGCTTCAGCGCGATGTTGGCAATAATCTGCTGCCCGCTGCTGATACCGCCCAGAATGCCGCCCGCGTGGTTGCTCTGGAAGCCCGCCTTCGTGATCTCGTCACGGTTCTGGCTGCCGCGCAGGGATACCACGTCAAAACCGTCGCCAATCTCAACGCCCTTCACCGCGTTGATACTCATCAGCGCGTGGGCGATGTCGGCGTCGAGACGGTCAAATACCGGCTCGCCCCAGCCTGGTGGGACGCCGTCGGCCACGACGGTCACTTTCGCCCCAATGGAGTCGCCCTCTTTTTTCAGGCCGCGCATCAGTTCGTCCAGCGCGTCCAGCTTGTCGGCATCGGCACAGAAGAACGGGTTTTGCTCGACCAGATCCCAGTCTTTGATCGCCAGCGGAATGTCGCCCATCTGGGTCAGACAGCCGCGGATAACGATACCAAATTTCTGCTGCAGGTATTTTTTGGCAATGGCGCCAGCCGCCACGCGCATCGCGGTTTCACGCGCGGAAGAGCGCCCGCCGCCGCGATAGTCGCGGAAACCGTACTTTTGTTCGTAGGTATAGTCGGCATGGCCCGGACGGAACACGTCTTTGATGGCGCCGTAGTCCTGGGAGCGCTGATCGGTGTTTTCAATCAGCAGACCAATGCTGGTGCCTGTAGTGCGGCCTTCAAAGACGCCAGAGAGAATTTTTACCTGGTCCGGCTCGCGACGCTGAGTGGTGTAGCGAGAGGTGCCCGGACGACGACGGTCGAGGTCGTGCTGCAAATCGGCTTCGGTCAGTTCGATGCCTGGCGGTACGCCATCAACGATACAGCCCAGCGCCAGCCCGTGCGACTCGCCAAAGGTGGTCACGCGGAATAACTGTCCAATACTGTTTCCTGCCATCACGGCTCCGATGTTGTTGTTTGTGTTTGAGCGTTGTGAAACGGGCCGAAGCCCGCTGGATTAATCTTTATAGATGCTGAAGTGTTCGCGCGCGTCGAGCAGCTGCGCTTTGGTCAGCATAAAGACGCCGTCACCGCCGTTGTCGAACTCAAGCCAGGTGAACGGCACATCCGGGTACTGCTCTATCAGATGTACCATGCTGTTGCCCACTTCACAAATCAGAACGCCGTCGTCGGTCAGATAATCCGGCGCGCAGGCCAGAATGCGGCGGGTCAGCTTCAGGCCGTCAGATCCTGATGCCAGACCCAACTCCGGCTCGTGACGGTATTCGCTCGGCAGATCGGACATGTCTTCCGCATCGACGTACGGCGGGTTAGTGACGATCAGATCGTACTGCAGCGTTGGGAGATCGCGGAACAGGTCAGAGCGAATTGGCGTAACGTGATGGATCAGCCCATGCTCTTCGATGTTGTGCTCGGTCACGGCCAGCGCGTCGGTGGAGATATCAACGGCGTCTACTTCCGCTTCCGGGAAGGCGTAAGCGCAGGCGATGGCGATGCAGCCGCTGCCGGTACACATGTCCAGAATGTGCTGCGGCTGATGGCCAATCAGGCCTTCAAAGTGGTTGTTGATCAGCTCACCAATCGGCGAGCGCGGCACCAGCACGCGTTCATCGACATAGAACTCGTGGCCGCAGAACCAGGCTTTGTTGGTCAGATAGGCGACCGGAATACGTTCGTTCACGCGGCGGATCACGCGCTCTACGATGCGGTGTTTTTCGCTGGAGGTCAGGCGCGCGGTGCGCATGTCTTCCGGGATATCCAGCGGCAGGTAGAGGGACGGCAGCACCAGCTGCACGGCTTCATCCCACGGGTTATCGGTACCATGACCGTACCAGATATTGGCGGCGCTGAAGCGGCTAACCGACCAGCGCAACATGTCCTGTATGGTATGCAGCTCGTTTACTGCTTCATCGACAAAAATTTTATCCACTCTTTCCTCCAGGGCATGCTCGCATAATTTTCGGCGGCTAGTTTGCCATGAAGACGGCGATAAATCAGCAATGACGCGTCTCGCTTGAGGTTAAAAAATGCGTTTAGTCGGGTACACTGTCGGAAATACGAGATGAGAATGACGAATGAAAAAGAAAACATCGCTCAGCGAGGAGGATCAGGCGCTCTTCCGGCAGCTAATGACCGGGACGCGTAAAATCGCGCAGGACACCATTGTCCATCGCCCGCAGCGTAAAAAAATCAGCGAAGTACCGGTCAAACGTCTGCTGCAGGAGCAGGCGGATAACAGCCACTATTTTTCAGATGAATTTCAGCCGCTGCTCAATACTCAGGGTGCGGTGAAATACGTACGCGAAGACGTCAGCCATTTTGAGCTGAAAAAGTTACGTCGCGGAGATTATTCGCCGGAGCTGTTTCTCGATCTGCACGGTTTAACGCAGATGCAGGCGAAACAGGAGCTGGGGGCATTGATCGCCGCCTGTCGTCGTGAACATGTTTTCTGCGCCTGCGTGATGCACGGCCACGGTAAGCATATCCTCAAGCAGCAGACGCCGCTGTGGCTGGCTCAGCATCCACACGTGATGGCGTTTCATCAGGCACCAAAAGAGTACGGCGGAGATGCCGCATTGCTGGTGTTGATTGAAGTGGAAGAGTGGCAGCCGCCAGAGTTGCCCTGACTGAATGGCGGGAAGCACATTGCACCCCGCCATATCGCACGTCACGTCAGATGGCTTTTGCCATCTTCAGGTTGCACGGACTCATTTGCCAGTTGAAGACACCTTTGCCCGTTTCGTCGAGAGAAACATTGGCAATGGCGGATGTCGTGAACATCGGCGGGGTCTCGCCAGGGCACAGCTCAGATACCAGATAGCCAACCAGTGGCAGGTGGGAAATGACCAGCGCGGAAGCGACACCTTCATTGCACAGCGCCTGAAGATAAGCGCTGACAAGACCGACATCGCCACACGGGGTGAGTTCAGGGAGAACATCCACACTGGATGGCAGGTTCATACACTCCCCTACCACGTCCAGCGTCTGTTCTGCACGCAGGAACGGACTCACCAGAACGCGTTCGATGTCCACTTTTTGACCGTTAAGCCAGTTCGCCATCAGACGAGATTCGTCGCAGCCACAGACGGTCAAAGGACGTACTGAGTCACTGGCGGCATCGAGTGCCGCGTCGCCGTGACGCATGATAAAAACTTGCATATTGCACCGCTTTTGTTAACCAGAATCACCGGCGTTAACTACCCGCGATAAATGCTGCGAGGTAGAAAACCCGATGGTCGGGCATTGTGCCTGATCCATTCGGTGAATGAAACGCTGTTTTTTACCTCAATGGCGTAAGTATAGTCAATCTCTGTTTACAAAATCGCCAGAACAGGTTCATTCACTTCAGGATTTACCCTTCTTTGACCTCAGCTTACGAGGACAGTTTCCCTTGCAGGCCAAAATGTCTGGCCCCGTTCCGCCATCTGCAATAACTCGTCACACGGTGTAAACCGTGGACCATATTGCGAAGCCAGACGTTGCAGGATAGCAACCACTTCACCCGCGCCGAGCGTATCCATGTAACGGAACGGGCCGCCAAGGAACGGCGGGAAACCAATGCCAAATACCGCGCCGATGTCGCCATCGCGCGCGCTCTTGATCACCTGTTCACCAAAGCAGCGCGCCGCTTCATTGAGCATCATCATCACGCAGCGTTCAGCGCACTGAACGGCGGACAGTTTTCCCTGACCGGTGGTCGAAATAAGCCCATAAACCGAAGGGTCGACCTGTTTCTTGCTTTTACGCCCTTTCGCGCCGTAAAGATAGAAACCGCGTTCATTTTTTCTGCCTTTGCGATCGTCCTTCAAAATTGCAGAAACAATGTTTGCAGGCGGGCTAAAACGATCGCCATAAGCCGCCTCCAGTACAGGTATAATTTTAGTGCCGGTGTCTATTCCCACCTCATCCAAAAGTTGGATTGGGCCAACGGGGAAACCAAACTTTACCAGCGCCTCGTCGACATGTTCGATCTTCTCGCCTTCCGTCAGCAGCCGCATGGCTTCATTAATGTAGGGCGCCAGAATGCGGTTGACGTAGAAGCCGGCTTTGTCTGCGACCACGATCGGCGTTTTACCCTGCTTCTTCGCCAGCTTGACTACCGTGGCGATGGTTTGCGGACTGGTGGTTGCGTGTGGAATAACTTCCACCAGCGGCATTTTTTCCACCGGACTAAAGAAGTGCAGCCCGATCACCTGCTCCGGACGCGTGGCTTTCGCCGCGATATCGCCAATCGGTAATGACGACGTATTGGAGGCAAAAATGGTATGCGCGGCGCAATGCTGTTCAACGTCTGCCACCATCTGCTGCTTAAGCGCCAGATCCTCAAACACGGCTTCAATCACCAGATCGCGGTGCGCAAAACCGCTGTAATCCGTTGTGCCGGAGATCATCGCCAGGGTTTTATCACGCTCGCTTGCCTTGATATGGCGGCGCTTGACCTTTTGATCAAGGTTCTGCCAGCTGTACTGCAGCGCGTGGTTGATCCCCTTAGGATTAATGTCTTTGATGCGTACAGGCAATTTGCCTTTGCTGGCGGTAACAAAAGCGATACCGCCGCCCATGAGTCCTCCACCCAGTACGCCAATGGCACGCAGCGGCGCAGGCGATGCCTCGCTGCCCGGGTCTTTTTTCACGTCCGTGCTGGCGAAGAAGATGCTGCGCAGCGCCTGTGACTGCGGCGTCATCGCCAGTTCGCCAAAGGCTTTGGCCTCCGCGGCATAGCCGCTACTGCTGCCCTGCGACAGCCCGGTTTCGATCACGTCCAGGATCCGCTTTGCCGCCGGATAATTGCCTTTGGTCTTTTGTTCGGTCTTTTTGCCCACCATGTTGAACAGGAGCGTTCTGCCCAGTGGCCCTGCCAGCACGCGCTCGCGAACCGGCAGAGGACGTCTTGCCTGACGCCCTTTCAGCGCAAGCTCAACGGCGGCCTCCAACAAAATGGACTGCGGCACGACGTCATCGACCAGACCGGCCTTCAGCGCCTGACGAGCTCGCAGCTGTTTACCGGTTAAGATCATCTCCAGCGCCGTGCTGACGCCCACCAGGCGCGGCAGTCGTTGCGTTCCGCCGGAGCCTGGCAGCAAGCCCAGCTGCACTTCCGGCAGACCCAGAATGGTTTTCGGATCGTCGGTACATATACGGCTGTGGCACGCCAGCGCAAGCTCCAGCCCGCCGCCCAGACAGGCACCGTGGATCGCGGCGATAACCGGGATCGGCAGGCCGTTTATCTCCGCCATGACCTGCTGGCCCTGACGCGCCAGCTCTTCGGCTTCCAGCGCGCTTTGCGCCCGGGCGATCATGTTGATATCCGCCCCGGCTATAAAGTTGTCGGGTTTGGCAGAGATAAACACCAGGCCGCGAATGGCTTTGTTCTCGCGGATCTGCTTTAGCATCGCGCGCACCTGAACACCAAATTCGGCCTTCAGGGTATTCATCTTTTCATCCGGCACATCAATAGTGATAACGGCCACGTTATCGAGGCGAACCGTCAGATTAAATGCAGATGGCATATCCATTATTCAGCCTCCAGAACCATTGCTGCACCAAGGCCGCCCGCCGCACAGGCGGTAACAAGGCCAAACCCGCCGCCACGGCGACGAAGTTCATGTAATGTTTGCGTGATCATTCGCGCGCCGGTGGCAGCAAACGGATGACCATAAGCGATAGAGCCGCCCAGCACGTTGAATTTGCTCTGATCCACTTCACCCGTGGCATGGGCGCGGCCCAGCACATCGCGGGCGAAACGCTCGCTTGCCAGCAGCTGGACGTTGGCCAGGGTTTGCGCGGCAAACGCTTCGTGCATATCAATCAGGGTTAAATCGGCCAGCGTCAGCCCCGCGCGATCCAGCGCCAGCGGCGTGGACCACGCCGGACCTAACAGCATGTCCTGCCAGACATCAATGGCGGTGAAGGCATAGCTGCGTAAATAGCCCAGGGGAGTAATGCCCAGCTCCTTCGCACGGGATTCGGTCATCAGGATCACGGCGGCGGCCCCGTCCGTCAGCGGCGTACTGTTCGCCGCCGTCACCGTGCCGTGCTTGCGATCAAACGCCGGGCGCAGTTTGGCGTAATCTGCCAGCGTCGAGGTGCCGCGAATATTGTTATCTTCCGCAAGCGGTTCGCGATAGGGTGGAATGTAGGCGGTCATGACCTCGTCGGTCAGCTTGCCTTCCGACCAGGCTTTTGCCGCAAGCTGATGCGAGCGATGCGCCAGCGCATCCTGCTGTTCACGGGTAATGCCGTAGGTTTTCGCCATCTGCTCGGCGGTATCGCCCATGCGCAGACCGGTGGAATATTCCGCTACGGCAGGTGGCACGGGCATCAGATCGCGCAGACGTAAACGCGAGAAGAGTTTGAGTTTCTGACCCGTCGTACGGGCTTTGTTAGCATCGACCAGGATACGCGCCAGCTTTTTACTGACCCCAATCGGCAGTACCGAAGAGGAGTCCGCCCCGCCCGCAATCCCGGCGCGGATAGTCCCCGCCATCAGGCTTTCGGCGACGTTCGCCACGGCCTGGAAACTGGTCGCACAGGCGCGACTGACGCTGTAGGCATCGGTGTGCACGTTCATCCCGGTACCAAGGACGATTTCCCGCGCAATGTTGGGGGCTTCAGGCATCTGCACAACCTGGCCGAAAACCAGCTGTTCGATGACCTCAGGCGGAATTTCGCTGCGAGCCAGCATCTCCCCCACTACCATTTTCCCCAGGTCGACGGCCGGTATGCCATGAAACGCCGTTGCCTGACGCGCAAATGGCGTGCGCAATCCACTGACTATGGCAATGCGATCGCCCTGACGGGTAATAAGCGGTAATGCCTGACTCATAACACTCCCCTGTAAAAAATTTTTGCAAACTCAAAGTGGTCTGACCTGATAATAGTCTTAACCATTTTTTTACATTCAGCCAATCGGGGAAACGAAAAAGTGCGAGCTAAAACACAGAGAAGAAAAAGAAAATGCCCCTGCATGGCAGGGGCATTTGTGCGGTATGTTGCCGGGTGCGCAAGGTAAAAGCAAAACGGTAACCCGTAGGTTACCGTTTTTAATGTTTGCGCCCTCTCCCGTGGGAGAGGGTCGGGGTGAGGGCATCAGGCCGCAGAAATTAACGCAGACCCAGCTGGAAAATCAGCGTTTCTGCTTCGCAGGCGAAGACAAAGTCGATGTCCAGCTTCACGCCGCCTTCCACTTCGGTAAAGGTAGACTTGATTTCACAAGGATCGGATTCAACGTCACGCGCACGCTTGCTCAGCGCAGTAAGGGTCTCTTCCGCTTCGGCACGGTTGGTGAATACGCGGCTGTAAGAGGCGGTGCAATCGGTGTTGTCCATGATGGTTCCAACATCCATACAGCAGCAAACCGGGGTTTCATCAGCACTGCATTTACTCATAGCTCAATTTCCTCTGTATTCGCGCAGCGCGCGAGATAAACACGATGCTGCTATTTTACGCCCCGGCGCGGGCTCTCTCCAGCCGTTAATGGCGCAAAATCGGATAAGTGACCAATATCACACTAAAAAATGATCTAAAACAAAAACCACCCTTTTGGGTGAGTCTCGATGGTCACAATTTTGCCAACCAGATCTCGTTTCACGAAACATGTTTGAAAATATTAATAAACAAACTTGCAACATTCCGGCTGGTCAGACCTATACTCTGGCCACTGGTCTGATTTGTCTGTCATACCTCAGACCCTACACTTCGCGCTCCTGTTACGGTATGTAACAATTATTGAATAAAAATAACTCAATGAGGTTATGGTCATGAGCCAGAAAACCCTGTTCAACAAGACTGCGCTGGCAGTCGCAGTGGCACTCGTCTCCACTTCCGCATGGTCAGCGGGCTTTCAGTTAAACGAATTTTCTTCCTCTGGCCTTGGCCGCGCATATTCCGGGGAAGGCGCTATTGCTGATGATGCAGGTAACGCGAGTCGTAACCCTGCATTGATCATGATGTTTGATCGTCCGACCTTCTCTGCTGGTGCGGTTTATATCGATCCTGATGTAAACATTTCCGGTAAGTCGCCTTATACGGGTGCGAGTCTTAAAGCGGACAATATTGCCCCAACAGCATGGATCCCTAACCTGCACTTCGTTGCGCCTATCAATGAACAGTTTGGCTGGGGTGCATCCGTAACGTCTAACTACGGCCTTGCTACCGAGTTCAATAACAACTACCCGGCAGGTGAATACGGCGGTAAAACAGACCTTACCACGCTGAACCTCAACCTGAGCGGTGCGTATCGCCTGAACGATAACTGGAGTTTTGGCCTGGGCTTTGATGCCGTCTACGCCGATGCCAAAATCGAACGTTATTCCGGGGAACAGACTGCTCGCCTGCCAAAAAACAGCAATAAAATTGCCAGCCTTGAAGGTGATGAGTGGGGCTATGGCTGGAACGCCGGTATCCTGTACGAACTGGATAAAAACAACCGCTGGGGTCTGACCTATCGTTCCGAAGTGAAAATTGACTTCGACGGCGATTACAAGAGCGGCATCCTGAAGCCTGTGAACAACCTGGTTCCCGGTGCAGGTACCACCATTCCTTGGGGAACGTCAAACCAGACCGTTCCAGGTTCACTGTCGCTGCATTTGCCAGAAATGTGGGAAGTGTCCGGTTACAACCGCGTTGCACCACAATGGGCTATTCACTATAGCCTGGCCTATACCAGCTGGAGCCAGTTCCAGGAGCTGAAAGCGACCGGAACCAATGGTCAAACGCTGTTCTATAAGGACGAAAGCTTCCACGACGCCTATCGTATTGCGCTGGGTACCACCTACTACTACGATAAAAACTGGACTTTCCGCTCCGGTATCGCATTTGACGACAGCCCGGTTCCGGCAGACAAGCGTTCTATTTCGATTCCGGATCAGGACCGCTTCTGGTTAAGTGCAGGCGCGACATATGCGTTCAACGAGAATGCATCCATCGATGCGGGCGTTTCTTATATGCACGGTCAGAAAGTGACGTTCCAGGAAGGCCCTTACGAGTTTACCTCTGAAGGTAAAGCCTGGCTGTTCGGTACGAACTTCAACTACGCGTTCTAATCGTACTGGAATCAAAAAAGGTGAGCATTGCTCACCTTTTTTATTTACTGTGAATCGATATCTTTTAGTTCGTTTTCGATAGCCTTCGCGTTTGGATTCTCTTCCGGCTTCAGCTTACCGCCGTTGGCGATAAAGTCATGATTCTGGAAGTACGCTTCACGCACCATAATGTACGGGTCAGAAGACTGGCGCAGCAGACCATCAGAGTCGAGCAGTTGCGCACGGGTTTCAATCCCTTCCACCGTCCATTTACCCACAGAAAGCGGCCAGGTCAGCCACGACAGAACCGGATACAGCGTATCGACCATATCGCCGCCGTCATCACGCACGGTGAAGCTGCCATAGAACGGCAGATGAACGTAAGGGCCGTAACCGACGCCATAATGCCCCAGCGTACTACCAAAACGGTGCGGCTGTTCACGCTGCAGTTTCGGGTTCGCCATACCTGCGACATCAATAAAGCCGCCCATCCCCAGAATGGAGTTCAGGAAGAAGCGAGTAAAGTGCACCATCCCCTGATACGGATCGCCCTGCAGGAAATAGTTCACCATTACCGCAGGCTCTTCGAGGTTGCTGGTAAAGTTACTTAATCCGTTACGCGCGGGCTGTGGAACATAATCGCGCCATGCTACTGCCACCGGGCGAACCACATACGGGTCCAGCACGTTGTAGTTGAAGCTATACATTGAGCGGTTAAATCCTTCGAGAGGATCGGAGCGTCCCGTTTGCTCACCGGAGCTGGCGCAGCCCACAAGCATAGTCGCGCCCAGCGCAAGCGCCGACAGCCGAAGTTTCATAAATATCTCCCTGTTCAGTATGGCTATCGTTGATTGCCATCCGTAACGGAGCCGTTGACGCTCCGTCTGTAAACGTGCAAGCGATTGTAACAGCACGTTTACCGATGTCTATGAGCACAATTACGGGCAGTAACCACCGTGACTCTGATCTCAGCATAGCCTGGCTTTTGGAATTCGTTTCGCTGGCAATTTTATAATGTCTTTTGAAAGAGATGTATCACCTTTGTTGCCATTGCCGCTAATTTAAGAGCATCCCCACAGGCATTCCGATAAAAGCCGCTACGCTTAACAAAAAGATCAACCTCCGGGAGCAAATATGAAAGACGTGGGCGAAGAAAAAATTGGCGAGAACAGTGAGGAACTTGAAATTGAAAGCGAGGAGAAAGCGCGGGGCGAGAAGATAGAAATTGATGAAGATCGCCTCCCCTCCCGCGCGATGGCCATCCACGAACATATCCGCCAGGACGGTGAAAAGGAGATGGAGCGCGACGCGATGGCCCTCTTCTGGTCAGCCATCGCTGCCGGACTCTCAATGGGCGCATCTCTGCTTGCGAAAGGGATATTTCATGTGCAGCTGGAGGGTGTACCCGGCGGATTTTTACTCGAGAATCTCGGCTATACCTTCGGCTTTATTATTGTCATCATGGCCCGACAGCAGTTGTTTACCGAGAACACGGTAACCGCCGTTCTGCCGGTGATGCAAAACCCCACCCTCGGCAACTTCGGTTTATTGATGCGTCTGTGGAGCGTCGTCCTGCTGGGTAATATCATCGGCACGGGCATCGCGGCCTGGGCGTTCGAATATATGCCGATCTTTGATGAACCCACCCGGGACGCGTTTGTGAAAATCGGCATGGATGTGATGAAAAACACGCCGGTGGAGATGTTCTCGAATGCCATCATCTCCGGCTGGATCATTGCCACAATGGTCTGGATGTTTCCTTCAGCAGGAAGCGCCAAAATTGTGGTGATTATATTGATGACCTGGCTGATTGCACTGGCTGATACCACACATATTGTGGTCGGTACCGTTGAAATACTGTATCTGGTCTTCAACGGTACGCTTCACTGGAGCGATTTTTTCTGGCCGTTCGCCCTTCCGACGCTGGCGGGTAACATCTGCGGCGGAACGTTTATCTTCGCGCTGTTAAGCCATGCTCAAATCCGTAACGACATGTCGAACAAACGCAAAGCCGAGCTTAAGGCACGGGAAAATGATGATAAATCGACAAAAAAACCGACCTGAATGGTGACTCTTTGAGCAGTCAGGCGGCGATGCGCTTAACGCACAGTGTAAATAAGGCTATACTCGTGCCGCCTCGTCCCCTTAGTTAAATGGATATAACGAGCCCCTCCTAAGGGCTAGTTGCAGGTTCGATTCCT contains:
- a CDS encoding YfcZ/YiiS family protein; the protein is MSKCSADETPVCCCMDVGTIMDNTDCTASYSRVFTNRAEAEETLTALSKRARDVESDPCEIKSTFTEVEGGVKLDIDFVFACEAETLIFQLGLR
- a CDS encoding sulfite exporter TauE/SafE family protein, with product MDNFVDLFMVSPLLLVVLFFVAMLAGFIDALAGGGGLLTVPALLAAGMSPAQALATNKLQACGGSLSASLYFIRRKVVSLADQKLNILMTFIGSTSGALLVQHVQSDILRQILPVLVICIGLYFLLMPKLGEEDRQRRLHGLPFALIAGGCVGFYDGFFGPGAGSFYALAFVTLAGFNLAKSTAHAKVLNATSNLGGLLLFIIGGKVIWATGFVMMAGQFLGARAGSRLVLSKGQKLIRPMIVIVSAVMSAKLLYDSHGQEILTWLGMN
- the fadJ gene encoding fatty acid oxidation complex subunit alpha FadJ → MDMPSAFNLTVRLDNVAVITIDVPDEKMNTLKAEFGVQVRAMLKQIRENKAIRGLVFISAKPDNFIAGADINMIARAQSALEAEELARQGQQVMAEINGLPIPVIAAIHGACLGGGLELALACHSRICTDDPKTILGLPEVQLGLLPGSGGTQRLPRLVGVSTALEMILTGKQLRARQALKAGLVDDVVPQSILLEAAVELALKGRQARRPLPVRERVLAGPLGRTLLFNMVGKKTEQKTKGNYPAAKRILDVIETGLSQGSSSGYAAEAKAFGELAMTPQSQALRSIFFASTDVKKDPGSEASPAPLRAIGVLGGGLMGGGIAFVTASKGKLPVRIKDINPKGINHALQYSWQNLDQKVKRRHIKASERDKTLAMISGTTDYSGFAHRDLVIEAVFEDLALKQQMVADVEQHCAAHTIFASNTSSLPIGDIAAKATRPEQVIGLHFFSPVEKMPLVEVIPHATTSPQTIATVVKLAKKQGKTPIVVADKAGFYVNRILAPYINEAMRLLTEGEKIEHVDEALVKFGFPVGPIQLLDEVGIDTGTKIIPVLEAAYGDRFSPPANIVSAILKDDRKGRKNERGFYLYGAKGRKSKKQVDPSVYGLISTTGQGKLSAVQCAERCVMMMLNEAARCFGEQVIKSARDGDIGAVFGIGFPPFLGGPFRYMDTLGAGEVVAILQRLASQYGPRFTPCDELLQMAERGQTFWPARETVLVS
- the mepA gene encoding penicillin-insensitive murein endopeptidase, producing the protein MKKTAIALLALLASGASLAATPWQKITHPVAGSAQSIGAFSNGCIVGAQELPLQSDTYQVMRTDQRRYFGHPDLVLFIQRLGNQVHNLGLGTMLIGDMGMPAGGRFNGGHASHQTGLDVDIFLQLPKTRWTSAQLLKPQALDLVASDGKRVVPSLWTRDVSSMIKLAAEDNDVTRIFVNPAIKQQLCLDAGTDRDWLRKVRPWFQHRAHMHVRLRCPANSLECEDQPLPPPGDGCGAELQSWFEPAKPGTSKPEKKTPPPLPPSCQALLDEHVL
- the fadI gene encoding acetyl-CoA C-acyltransferase FadI, which translates into the protein MSQALPLITRQGDRIAIVSGLRTPFARQATAFHGIPAVDLGKMVVGEMLARSEIPPEVIEQLVFGQVVQMPEAPNIAREIVLGTGMNVHTDAYSVSRACATSFQAVANVAESLMAGTIRAGIAGGADSSSVLPIGVSKKLARILVDANKARTTGQKLKLFSRLRLRDLMPVPPAVAEYSTGLRMGDTAEQMAKTYGITREQQDALAHRSHQLAAKAWSEGKLTDEVMTAYIPPYREPLAEDNNIRGTSTLADYAKLRPAFDRKHGTVTAANSTPLTDGAAAVILMTESRAKELGITPLGYLRSYAFTAIDVWQDMLLGPAWSTPLALDRAGLTLADLTLIDMHEAFAAQTLANVQLLASERFARDVLGRAHATGEVDQSKFNVLGGSIAYGHPFAATGARMITQTLHELRRRGGGFGLVTACAAGGLGAAMVLEAE
- the sixA gene encoding phosphohistidine phosphatase SixA, whose translation is MQVFIMRHGDAALDAASDSVRPLTVCGCDESRLMANWLNGQKVDIERVLVSPFLRAEQTLDVVGECMNLPSSVDVLPELTPCGDVGLVSAYLQALCNEGVASALVISHLPLVGYLVSELCPGETPPMFTTSAIANVSLDETGKGVFNWQMSPCNLKMAKAI
- the aroC gene encoding chorismate synthase, with product MAGNSIGQLFRVTTFGESHGLALGCIVDGVPPGIELTEADLQHDLDRRRPGTSRYTTQRREPDQVKILSGVFEGRTTGTSIGLLIENTDQRSQDYGAIKDVFRPGHADYTYEQKYGFRDYRGGGRSSARETAMRVAAGAIAKKYLQQKFGIVIRGCLTQMGDIPLAIKDWDLVEQNPFFCADADKLDALDELMRGLKKEGDSIGAKVTVVADGVPPGWGEPVFDRLDADIAHALMSINAVKGVEIGDGFDVVSLRGSQNRDEITKAGFQSNHAGGILGGISSGQQIIANIALKPTSSITVPGHTINRDGEEVEMITKGRHDPCVGIRAVPIAEAMLAIVLMDHFLRQRAQNADVTTTIPRW
- the prmB gene encoding 50S ribosomal protein L3 N(5)-glutamine methyltransferase: MDKIFVDEAVNELHTIQDMLRWSVSRFSAANIWYGHGTDNPWDEAVQLVLPSLYLPLDIPEDMRTARLTSSEKHRIVERVIRRVNERIPVAYLTNKAWFCGHEFYVDERVLVPRSPIGELINNHFEGLIGHQPQHILDMCTGSGCIAIACAYAFPEAEVDAVDISTDALAVTEHNIEEHGLIHHVTPIRSDLFRDLPTLQYDLIVTNPPYVDAEDMSDLPSEYRHEPELGLASGSDGLKLTRRILACAPDYLTDDGVLICEVGNSMVHLIEQYPDVPFTWLEFDNGGDGVFMLTKAQLLDAREHFSIYKD
- the smrB gene encoding endonuclease SmrB, whose amino-acid sequence is MKKKTSLSEEDQALFRQLMTGTRKIAQDTIVHRPQRKKISEVPVKRLLQEQADNSHYFSDEFQPLLNTQGAVKYVREDVSHFELKKLRRGDYSPELFLDLHGLTQMQAKQELGALIAACRREHVFCACVMHGHGKHILKQQTPLWLAQHPHVMAFHQAPKEYGGDAALLVLIEVEEWQPPELP